In Synechococcus sp. PCC 6312, one genomic interval encodes:
- a CDS encoding homogentisate phytyltransferase has protein sequence MTFPSRKLPNWLRSGWQFSRPHTIIGTTLSVWSIYTLAVMNSDQAWDLLPVAMGAWIACLAGNVYIVGLNQILDIPIDQINKPHLPLAAGEFTVPQAWIIVISMGLVSLGLSIWQGMILLGVISLSLLIGTAYSLPPIRLKRYPFWSALCILGVRGIIVNLGLFWHFQARLNQPLAITNLVWALTGFVVIFTVAIALCKDIPDLEGDRQFQIATLTVQLGTKAVFQMTLGVLTLAYGGLILTSFVVNLGVNLGLFVGVHLLLWVILWLQARRVELNDITSLTHFYQFIWKLFFWEYILLPVLAVTNHWR, from the coding sequence ATGACCTTTCCTTCCCGCAAACTTCCGAATTGGCTGCGTTCTGGCTGGCAGTTTTCTCGTCCCCACACCATCATTGGCACGACGTTAAGTGTCTGGAGTATTTATACCTTGGCGGTGATGAATTCTGACCAGGCCTGGGACTTGCTGCCGGTCGCAATGGGGGCCTGGATTGCCTGTCTGGCAGGAAATGTTTATATCGTTGGTTTGAATCAGATTTTAGATATTCCCATTGACCAGATTAATAAGCCCCATTTACCCCTAGCAGCGGGAGAGTTTACGGTTCCCCAGGCCTGGATCATTGTTATCAGTATGGGATTGGTTAGTCTGGGACTGAGTATTTGGCAGGGGATGATTTTATTGGGCGTGATTAGCCTGAGTTTATTGATTGGCACGGCCTATTCTTTACCGCCTATTCGTCTCAAACGCTATCCTTTCTGGTCGGCTCTTTGTATTTTGGGAGTCCGGGGGATTATCGTCAATCTGGGCTTATTTTGGCATTTTCAAGCCCGACTCAATCAACCCCTAGCCATTACCAATTTAGTTTGGGCGTTAACTGGATTTGTGGTGATCTTTACGGTGGCAATTGCCCTTTGTAAGGATATTCCTGATCTAGAAGGAGATCGCCAGTTTCAAATTGCAACACTGACGGTTCAGTTAGGCACAAAAGCCGTTTTTCAGATGACCTTAGGTGTCCTTACCCTAGCCTATGGAGGGTTGATTCTAACCAGCTTTGTAGTAAATTTAGGCGTTAATTTAGGCCTGTTTGTTGGGGTACATCTGCTCCTCTGGGTCATACTCTGGCTCCAGGCCCGCCGGGTTGAATTAAACGATATCACCAGCCTCACCCATTTTTATCAATTTATTTGGAAACTATTTTTCTGGGAATACATCCTCTTACCCGTGCTAGCCGTCACAAATCATTGGCGTTAA
- the cofG gene encoding 7,8-didemethyl-8-hydroxy-5-deazariboflavin synthase subunit CofG yields the protein MPVITYSPAFTLVPTYECFNRCTYCNFREDIGSGAWLRVAEAEEILRGIAGQGICEILILAGEVAPQSPQRGAWLECLYQLGELALNLGFLPHTNAGVLTATEMADLKTVNVSQGLMLEQVTPQLLSTVHRQAPTKAPTLRIEHLYQAGRLQIPCTTGLLLGIGETAKERMDTLNVIAELHHRWGHIQEVILQPYSPGPDQHLPELGYELDQLPSLIHQARRILPADITLQIPPNLIPSFDLLLACLAAGVRDLGGLVPYDHVNPAYPHPEFIDLKTRLAKAGWDLHPRLPVYPQYLQHLPPHLRAQSQAWQTRFEAAITLSPNH from the coding sequence ATGCCCGTCATTACCTATAGCCCTGCTTTTACACTAGTTCCCACCTATGAATGTTTTAATCGCTGTACTTATTGTAATTTTCGGGAGGATATTGGTTCCGGGGCCTGGTTAAGGGTAGCTGAAGCCGAAGAAATTTTACGGGGGATAGCCGGCCAAGGAATTTGCGAAATTTTAATTTTGGCTGGGGAAGTCGCCCCTCAAAGTCCACAGCGCGGGGCCTGGCTAGAGTGTCTTTATCAACTGGGAGAATTAGCCTTGAACTTGGGCTTTTTACCCCACACCAATGCCGGAGTCTTAACCGCGACCGAAATGGCCGACTTAAAAACGGTGAATGTCTCCCAAGGCTTGATGTTAGAGCAGGTCACACCTCAACTTCTAAGTACTGTCCATCGCCAGGCCCCGACCAAAGCTCCGACTTTACGGATTGAACATCTCTACCAGGCCGGCCGACTCCAAATCCCCTGCACGACCGGGTTGTTATTAGGGATTGGAGAAACAGCCAAAGAACGAATGGACACCCTCAACGTTATTGCCGAACTGCATCACCGCTGGGGCCATATTCAGGAGGTAATTTTGCAACCCTATAGTCCAGGCCCCGACCAACATTTACCAGAACTTGGGTATGAACTTGATCAGTTACCGTCCCTAATTCACCAGGCCCGCCGAATTTTACCCGCCGATATTACGCTGCAAATTCCACCCAATTTAATCCCCAGTTTTGACCTCCTCTTGGCCTGTTTAGCGGCGGGGGTGCGGGATTTGGGTGGGCTTGTCCCCTATGATCATGTCAATCCAGCCTATCCCCATCCAGAATTTATTGACTTAAAAACTCGACTGGCCAAGGCTGGCTGGGACTTACACCCCCGCTTACCCGTTTATCCCCAATATTTGCAGCACCTCCCTCCCCATCTGCGCGCTCAGTCCCAGGCCTGGCAAACCCGTTTTGAGGCAGCCATAACCCTAAGCCCTAATCATTAA
- a CDS encoding DUF3038 domain-containing protein — protein MVLDEGLRSVGPGGDAIDLDNIKTQLDLVLLALEALTGLGSEAILQAASELKLVDFVSDRVGLWRLRQSNPLRRGSGGRKKLDIEEARSLVLISTHLARNHQTQIRQAIEHWETLEKEARSPQQDPLLGDYLDAFTGLYQERMSHQGVVGEDLSELALSLLIDLLFYSSPQGSRRMWLALLDRTQAQI, from the coding sequence ATGGTGTTGGATGAGGGATTGCGGTCGGTCGGGCCTGGGGGCGATGCCATTGACCTGGATAATATCAAAACCCAGTTGGATTTGGTCTTGTTGGCCCTAGAAGCATTGACTGGCCTGGGTTCAGAAGCCATTCTCCAAGCAGCCTCAGAATTAAAACTGGTGGATTTTGTCTCGGATCGGGTGGGCCTGTGGCGACTCCGGCAATCCAATCCCTTAAGGCGGGGGAGTGGCGGCCGCAAAAAACTGGATATTGAGGAAGCCCGTTCCCTAGTCTTGATTAGTACCCATTTAGCCCGCAATCATCAAACCCAAATTCGCCAGGCCATCGAACATTGGGAAACCCTCGAAAAAGAAGCCCGCTCACCCCAACAGGATCCCCTGCTCGGTGATTACCTCGATGCCTTTACGGGACTCTATCAAGAGCGGATGAGCCACCAAGGGGTTGTTGGGGAGGATTTATCAGAATTAGCCTTAAGCTTACTGATTGATTTGCTGTTCTACAGTAGCCCCCAAGGTTCCCGGCGAATGTGGTTAGCCCTTCTAGATCGGACTCAAGCGCAAATTTGA
- a CDS encoding MFS transporter has protein sequence MSGDVLELIQAWVKILNNVGSTASLPMQLPQRPLISPLILILVTIVIDRIGESLIFPILPFLVEPFGLDALAITLLFSVFAAAQFLAAPILGALSDQLGRRPVLLFCVFGTAVSYFVFALANQAWIFFLSRIIDGVTGGVVSTAQAYIADSSKPENRAKNFGLTGAAFGIGFIVGPAIGGSLAVINPRLPIFLAGAIALVNVVVAYFTLPESLPKDQRSPMRLQDLNPFRQLGTFLVVPQISGLMVSLFIFNFAFGGFTSVFVLILKNVFGWGVAQAGLVFVVVGIVSTIVQAGLIRQLIPWLGEVRLTIVGFICLAGSLMILPWVPRLEPGVSIGVFGSVVLLAFGVGIMSPSLRGLISNRVSAQDQGKVMGSSQGLASVAGILGPAWAGWVFSGSQLAPAWQAGLLMMLALGFALLSLRPVSIKPL, from the coding sequence ATGTCTGGGGATGTATTAGAACTGATCCAGGCCTGGGTCAAAATACTCAACAATGTGGGAAGTACCGCGAGTTTGCCCATGCAGTTGCCCCAACGTCCCCTGATTTCCCCGTTGATTCTGATCTTGGTCACGATTGTGATTGATCGGATTGGGGAGAGTTTGATTTTTCCGATTTTGCCGTTTTTGGTCGAACCCTTTGGCCTGGATGCCTTGGCAATTACTCTGCTGTTCTCGGTGTTTGCGGCGGCGCAGTTTTTGGCAGCTCCGATTTTGGGGGCCTTGTCAGATCAGTTAGGGCGGCGACCCGTATTGCTCTTTTGTGTGTTTGGGACGGCCGTATCCTATTTTGTCTTTGCCTTAGCCAACCAGGCCTGGATATTTTTTCTTTCCCGAATTATTGATGGTGTCACCGGGGGAGTTGTTTCCACGGCCCAGGCCTATATTGCCGATAGCTCCAAACCGGAAAATCGGGCTAAGAACTTTGGCTTAACGGGGGCAGCTTTTGGGATTGGCTTTATTGTTGGGCCTGCGATTGGTGGCTCCTTGGCGGTAATTAACCCCCGCTTGCCGATTTTTTTAGCTGGAGCGATTGCTCTGGTTAATGTCGTTGTGGCTTATTTCACCTTGCCGGAGTCGTTACCCAAAGATCAGCGATCCCCAATGCGACTTCAGGATTTGAACCCGTTTCGTCAACTGGGAACCTTTTTGGTTGTGCCGCAAATTTCTGGGTTGATGGTGTCCCTGTTTATTTTTAACTTTGCTTTTGGTGGGTTTACCAGCGTGTTTGTCCTGATTTTGAAGAATGTCTTTGGTTGGGGGGTGGCCCAGGCCGGGTTAGTCTTTGTGGTTGTGGGCATTGTCAGTACGATTGTCCAGGCCGGGTTAATTCGGCAACTAATTCCTTGGCTCGGTGAAGTGCGCTTGACGATTGTGGGGTTTATTTGCTTGGCTGGATCGTTAATGATTTTGCCTTGGGTGCCGCGCCTAGAGCCGGGGGTGAGTATCGGGGTTTTTGGCAGTGTAGTGCTATTGGCTTTTGGGGTGGGGATTATGTCGCCTTCCTTGCGGGGGTTAATTTCCAACCGAGTTTCGGCTCAAGATCAAGGCAAGGTGATGGGCAGCAGTCAGGGGTTAGCCAGTGTGGCAGGAATTTTGGGGCCGGCCTGGGCGGGGTGGGTGTTTAGTGGCAGTCAATTAGCGCCGGCCTGGCAAGCGGGATTGTTGATGATGTTGGCTTTGGGATTTGCCCTCCTCAGTTTGCGCCCCGTTTCCATCAAACCTCTCTAG
- a CDS encoding ABC transporter ATP-binding protein: MQASTNEQSSTPSLPNSAPRRDSDWRLFLRLLPYAQPYSRPLIIAGIMLIPLALSAALQPIIIGQAISFLKQEPSTYDFLEGLELTQGIDLLTLLLFLTVVVRFGLQGIQGYWVTKIGQQITADIRQDLFRHVTALSAGFFDRTPVGKLITRLTSDVEALGDVFATGAVGVVSDLFSILVVAITMIWTNPLLGTMLLGMVIPITGLIIYFQNQYRQANYKAREELSALNANLQENIVGIGVVQIFRREAFNSQLFQTVNKRYVKAVDHTIFYDSAVSATLEWITFAAVAGVLLLGGKLVEQQQIDFGVLATFILFSQRVFDPLRQLAEKFTTIQAGFTAVERITDLMNQPIAIRDPEKPTLLPSPATSPAIGEVKFSDVWLAYKDDEYVLQGLDFTIKPGEKVAIVGPTGAGKSSLIRLLCRLYEASRGQVLVDGVDVRNLSQTELRRHVGVILQDGFLFSGDVKSNISLGEDYLLSEIQAAARQMNVAHFIEQLPQGYNTELRERGTNLSAGQKQLLAFARVAIRNPRILVLDEATASLDVGTEAMIQAALEKLLVNRTAIIIAHRLSTIRYVDRILVLKRGTLVEIGSHEELLAAGGVYASLYQLQQLGGA, encoded by the coding sequence ATGCAAGCTTCTACGAACGAGCAAAGCTCTACACCTTCTTTGCCCAACTCCGCCCCCCGGCGTGATAGTGATTGGCGACTCTTTTTACGACTGCTCCCCTATGCCCAACCCTACTCTCGGCCCCTAATTATCGCCGGGATCATGCTCATTCCCCTAGCCCTGTCCGCGGCACTCCAACCGATTATCATTGGTCAGGCCATTTCATTTCTCAAGCAAGAACCGAGCACCTATGATTTTCTCGAGGGGCTGGAACTCACCCAAGGGATTGATCTATTAACCCTGCTGCTGTTTTTAACAGTGGTTGTCCGGTTTGGGTTGCAAGGGATTCAGGGCTATTGGGTAACCAAAATTGGCCAGCAAATCACCGCCGATATTCGCCAAGATTTATTTCGCCATGTCACCGCTCTCTCAGCGGGATTTTTTGATCGCACCCCAGTCGGGAAGCTAATTACCCGCTTAACCAGTGATGTGGAAGCCTTGGGGGATGTGTTTGCCACTGGTGCAGTGGGGGTCGTCAGTGATTTGTTTTCAATTTTGGTGGTGGCAATCACGATGATTTGGACAAATCCGTTGCTGGGGACGATGTTGCTGGGCATGGTGATTCCAATTACTGGGTTGATTATTTACTTTCAAAACCAATACCGCCAGGCCAACTATAAAGCTCGCGAAGAGCTGTCTGCCCTCAACGCCAACCTCCAGGAAAACATTGTTGGGATTGGGGTCGTCCAAATTTTTCGGCGGGAAGCATTTAACAGTCAGCTTTTTCAAACCGTTAACAAACGCTATGTCAAAGCCGTAGATCACACCATTTTTTATGATTCGGCCGTATCCGCAACCCTGGAATGGATCACCTTTGCGGCAGTGGCGGGGGTTTTGCTGCTGGGGGGGAAACTAGTCGAGCAACAACAGATTGACTTTGGCGTATTGGCCACCTTTATCCTCTTTTCCCAACGGGTTTTTGATCCGCTCCGCCAATTAGCAGAAAAATTTACAACCATCCAAGCTGGGTTTACGGCCGTGGAACGGATTACCGACTTGATGAACCAACCCATTGCCATCCGCGACCCGGAAAAGCCCACCCTTTTGCCCAGTCCAGCCACTAGCCCTGCCATCGGTGAAGTTAAGTTTTCAGATGTTTGGTTAGCTTATAAAGATGATGAATATGTCCTCCAGGGCCTGGACTTTACCATCAAACCAGGGGAAAAAGTAGCTATCGTTGGCCCCACTGGAGCCGGTAAAAGTTCCCTGATTCGGCTGCTCTGTCGTCTTTATGAAGCCAGTCGGGGACAAGTTTTAGTAGATGGGGTCGATGTCCGCAACCTTTCCCAAACTGAACTGCGCCGGCATGTCGGGGTAATTCTCCAAGATGGTTTTCTTTTTTCTGGAGATGTTAAAAGTAACATTTCATTGGGAGAGGATTACTTGCTCTCTGAGATCCAAGCGGCAGCCCGGCAAATGAATGTGGCCCACTTTATTGAGCAACTCCCCCAAGGCTACAACACAGAATTGCGAGAGCGGGGCACGAATCTCTCGGCTGGACAAAAACAACTCCTCGCCTTTGCCAGGGTCGCGATTCGCAATCCCCGGATATTGGTCTTGGATGAGGCCACCGCCAGTTTAGATGTCGGTACAGAAGCGATGATTCAAGCCGCCTTGGAAAAACTCTTGGTCAATCGCACGGCGATTATCATTGCCCACCGCCTCTCAACCATTCGGTATGTGGATCGGATTCTAGTCCTGAAGCGGGGGACATTGGTGGAAATCGGTTCCCATGAGGAGCTCCTGGCTGCCGGAGGGGTCTATGCCAGCCTTTATCAGTTACAGCAGTTGGGGGGTGCTTAG
- the cysE gene encoding serine O-acetyltransferase produces MFKSLQADFRIIFERDPAARNWLEVLLCYPGLQALWVHRISHWLWTLGLPVVPRLLSQFSRWITGIEIHPGATIGQGVFIDHGMGVVIGETAIVGDYCLIYQGVTLGGTGKETGKRHPTLGENVVVGAGAKVLGNLLIGSNVRIGAGSVVLRDVPSDCTVVGIPGRIVYRAGTKVAPLEHGQLPDSEAEAIRYLLDRIEALETQVKTLQADQPRPALNTDQIPVAVGALERELSEKSCSLRDRAIEEFLNGSGI; encoded by the coding sequence GTGTTCAAATCACTCCAGGCGGATTTTCGGATTATCTTTGAGCGCGACCCTGCGGCCCGAAATTGGTTAGAAGTTTTACTCTGTTATCCAGGTCTCCAAGCCCTCTGGGTACACCGTATCTCTCACTGGTTATGGACATTAGGTTTACCCGTGGTGCCGCGCTTACTCTCCCAGTTTTCCCGCTGGATTACCGGCATTGAAATTCATCCGGGGGCAACCATTGGCCAGGGAGTGTTTATAGATCACGGCATGGGGGTTGTGATTGGGGAAACAGCTATTGTCGGGGATTACTGTCTGATCTACCAAGGTGTCACCCTCGGCGGGACAGGCAAGGAAACCGGCAAACGCCATCCGACCCTCGGTGAGAATGTTGTGGTTGGGGCCGGGGCCAAGGTTTTAGGCAACCTCTTAATTGGCAGTAATGTGCGGATTGGCGCGGGTTCGGTGGTGCTGCGGGATGTCCCTTCTGATTGCACAGTCGTCGGGATTCCGGGGCGGATTGTCTATCGGGCTGGGACAAAAGTTGCACCGTTGGAACATGGACAACTTCCCGATTCTGAGGCCGAAGCCATTCGTTATCTCCTCGACCGGATTGAAGCCCTGGAAACCCAAGTCAAAACCCTGCAAGCTGACCAACCCAGACCCGCATTAAACACGGATCAGATTCCTGTCGCAGTGGGGGCTTTAGAACGAGAACTCTCAGAGAAAAGCTGTAGTTTGCGCGATCGCGCCATTGAAGAATTTCTGAACGGTTCTGGGATTTAG
- the dcd gene encoding dCTP deaminase gives MSNLEILAAISRGEIFIDNLANYDPAQPPFNTTSVDLRLSSEIVIPTQQPVALSPSKGGIASFLSTNSQRLTLTNIQPYTLKPSTFILGRTIERVAFPINEGGNCYAARVEGKSSLARCGVLVHFTAPTIHAGFEGTITLEIINLGVNDIQLTPDTYIYQLIIEEVKGIPTITPSQFRGQNTASGITT, from the coding sequence TTGAGTAATCTCGAAATTCTCGCTGCTATTAGTCGTGGAGAAATATTTATAGATAATCTAGCTAACTATGATCCTGCCCAACCCCCGTTCAATACTACCTCTGTTGATCTTCGCTTATCATCAGAAATTGTTATACCAACTCAGCAACCAGTAGCGTTGAGTCCTTCTAAGGGTGGGATAGCTAGTTTCTTATCGACCAATTCCCAAAGGCTAACATTGACTAATATTCAACCCTACACACTTAAACCATCAACATTTATTTTAGGAAGAACTATAGAAAGAGTAGCCTTTCCAATAAATGAAGGCGGAAATTGTTACGCAGCTCGAGTTGAGGGAAAAAGCTCATTAGCCCGATGTGGTGTACTCGTTCACTTTACAGCACCAACAATTCATGCTGGCTTTGAAGGTACTATTACTTTAGAAATAATTAATTTGGGTGTTAATGATATTCAGCTAACTCCAGACACCTACATTTATCAACTAATTATTGAAGAAGTTAAAGGCATTCCTACTATAACGCCTAGTCAGTTTAGAGGGCAAAATACAGCATCAGGAATAACTACCTAA
- a CDS encoding glycosyltransferase family A protein, which yields MTLPLNLKTSIHHFALMPQARPELNSLAVIVPLYNVMTQRGGDVLQATLGSIEASLTYFDHKYPQAAAIKAEVVIVDDGSTDNTMEIVEQFAKDKPNYQLIKLPMNLGTAAARNLGVKFSQAQALFFCDGDDRFLPEHIFIAFSVLNQAVPQSYQTQTNPEYFGAVRTGIYTHDSLHPHWQKALENSIPLNLCVRREVHEFIGGFPEDAVFRDFKYGTEDIAYATWLQPFCHQARLGRKTVEYIRYPGSYFERQLAKFQAPPGTITDDLDPADHVHQMEINQIIQDRLNKLHQKLSSPELVT from the coding sequence TTGACTCTGCCCTTAAACTTGAAGACATCCATCCACCATTTTGCTCTTATGCCCCAGGCCAGGCCGGAACTCAATTCTCTAGCAGTGATTGTCCCCCTATACAACGTCATGACCCAGCGGGGGGGGGATGTCCTTCAGGCCACCTTAGGAAGTATTGAAGCCAGTCTTACCTATTTCGATCACAAATACCCCCAGGCCGCTGCCATTAAAGCCGAGGTTGTCATTGTCGATGATGGCTCTACGGACAACACCATGGAGATTGTGGAACAATTTGCTAAAGATAAGCCCAATTACCAACTAATCAAGCTTCCGATGAATTTAGGTACGGCCGCAGCTCGTAATCTTGGGGTTAAATTTTCCCAGGCCCAGGCCCTGTTCTTTTGCGATGGCGATGACCGGTTTTTACCAGAGCATATTTTCATTGCCTTCTCTGTTCTAAATCAGGCTGTACCCCAGAGCTATCAAACCCAGACCAATCCAGAATATTTTGGGGCCGTGCGAACAGGCATCTATACCCACGATTCCCTGCATCCCCACTGGCAAAAAGCCTTGGAAAACAGTATTCCCCTCAATCTTTGTGTCCGACGAGAGGTGCATGAATTTATTGGCGGTTTCCCCGAAGATGCGGTGTTCCGAGACTTTAAGTATGGAACTGAAGATATTGCCTATGCGACTTGGCTGCAGCCCTTTTGTCACCAGGCCCGCTTAGGGCGCAAAACCGTTGAATATATTCGCTATCCTGGCAGTTATTTTGAGCGGCAATTGGCTAAGTTTCAGGCCCCCCCCGGAACCATAACCGATGATCTAGACCCTGCTGATCATGTCCATCAAATGGAGATTAATCAAATTATCCAAGACCGCCTGAATAAACTACACCAAAAATTAAGCAGTCCGGAACTGGTTACTTGA
- a CDS encoding aspartate aminotransferase family protein: MFNSPVLSTQVPTDLEAFWMPFTANRQFKTQPRLLVFAQGMYYTSHDQRQILDGTAGLWCVNAGHCRPEIVAAITEQAATLDFGPTFQMGHPGPFHLAHRLAELTPPGLDYVFFTNSGSEAVDTALKMALAYHQQRGEGTRVRLIGRERGYHGVGFGGISVGGIAPNRKFFGSLLSGVDHLPHTHNLEQNAFSQGVPAWGAHLADELEKIVALHDASTIAAVIVEPVAGSTGVLIPPQGYLQRLRDICDRHGILLIFDEVITGFGRLGTAFAADYFGVTPDLMTVAKGLTNGAVPMGAVFARDSIYQTFMDGPSAGIEFFHGYTYSGHPLACAAAAATLSLYKQDGIFHQAQAIAPFWQEAIHSLKGSPHVIDLRNLGLVAGIELAPRPGQPGQRGFDCFQACYAKGLLIRVTGDIIALSPPLIINKSQIEQIVSTISDVLKTLD, encoded by the coding sequence ATGTTCAACTCCCCTGTCCTAAGTACCCAAGTTCCCACGGATTTAGAAGCGTTCTGGATGCCTTTTACCGCCAATCGTCAATTTAAGACCCAACCCCGCCTACTGGTTTTTGCTCAGGGGATGTATTACACCAGCCATGATCAGCGGCAAATTTTGGATGGAACGGCGGGCCTCTGGTGTGTGAATGCGGGGCATTGTCGGCCGGAGATCGTTGCAGCTATTACAGAACAGGCGGCAACTCTAGACTTTGGGCCAACCTTCCAAATGGGACATCCTGGGCCGTTTCATTTGGCCCATCGTTTAGCCGAACTCACCCCCCCAGGCCTGGATTATGTCTTTTTCACGAATTCTGGCTCTGAAGCAGTAGATACAGCCCTAAAAATGGCCTTGGCCTATCATCAGCAACGGGGTGAAGGCACCAGGGTACGTTTAATTGGGCGCGAGCGGGGCTATCATGGCGTGGGCTTTGGGGGAATTTCTGTGGGCGGCATTGCCCCCAATCGTAAATTTTTTGGTAGCTTACTCTCTGGTGTAGATCATCTTCCCCATACCCACAACCTAGAGCAAAATGCCTTTAGCCAAGGAGTTCCGGCCTGGGGCGCGCACCTAGCCGATGAGCTGGAAAAAATTGTTGCTCTCCATGATGCCTCAACCATTGCCGCCGTGATTGTCGAACCCGTCGCTGGCTCAACTGGGGTTTTAATTCCCCCTCAAGGCTATTTACAGCGCCTACGGGACATCTGTGATCGCCACGGAATTTTATTGATTTTTGATGAGGTTATTACTGGCTTTGGCCGCTTAGGAACAGCCTTTGCCGCTGACTATTTTGGGGTCACTCCCGACTTAATGACTGTAGCTAAGGGGCTTACCAATGGGGCTGTACCGATGGGGGCTGTGTTTGCTCGCGATAGTATTTACCAAACCTTTATGGATGGCCCCAGCGCTGGGATTGAATTTTTCCACGGTTATACATACTCTGGACATCCCCTGGCCTGTGCTGCCGCCGCCGCGACTTTGAGCCTTTATAAGCAGGATGGTATTTTCCACCAGGCCCAGGCCATAGCCCCTTTTTGGCAGGAGGCGATTCATTCCCTCAAGGGCAGTCCCCATGTCATTGATCTACGAAATTTGGGTTTAGTGGCTGGAATTGAATTAGCACCTCGGCCTGGACAACCTGGGCAACGCGGTTTTGACTGCTTCCAGGCCTGTTATGCCAAAGGACTCCTCATTCGAGTGACCGGGGATATTATTGCCCTTTCGCCGCCTTTAATTATTAACAAATCCCAAATTGAACAAATTGTCAGTACCATCAGTGATGTTTTGAAAACCTTAGATTAA
- a CDS encoding pentapeptide repeat-containing protein, giving the protein MPSRFYSAVLLVGRQVLGTLAMIVLVGAWVLDWDSVGVIAASVLFLVNAPTLWHFTQRWVQQDLAPAQRQFILAVFGIVFSLIALVGMTEIWPWIQGRFAGTNWDAVGALAEGFGALGQILVALLAAYVAWRQYVISRDLTTQQNRITQQQTIDSYFQGISDLILGEDGLLEDWPPERAIAEGRTAAILVGLDAEGKAKVIRFLSSAKLLAPLKRDRRLGRAIFDGLGGYEEDIEFGVRIINLGSMLVGADLSHTDLRWTEFSEANLTGANFQACNLTRANMPGTVLQGADFTAANLSRTRFFYGDITTASPRDRVTPPNFKTGSQTGAIIEDADFSDVQALSDDQRYYCCAWGGEKTRATIPGGCEGIPNLLGH; this is encoded by the coding sequence ATGCCGTCTCGATTCTACTCTGCTGTATTGCTTGTGGGACGACAGGTTTTAGGAACGCTTGCCATGATAGTCCTAGTCGGGGCCTGGGTCTTGGACTGGGATAGTGTTGGGGTCATAGCCGCAAGCGTTTTGTTCCTAGTCAATGCTCCAACCCTTTGGCACTTTACCCAGCGGTGGGTTCAGCAAGATTTAGCTCCTGCCCAACGACAGTTCATCCTGGCGGTGTTTGGTATCGTCTTTTCCCTAATTGCTCTGGTGGGAATGACCGAGATTTGGCCGTGGATTCAGGGGCGGTTTGCGGGGACAAATTGGGACGCAGTCGGGGCATTAGCAGAAGGCTTTGGCGCATTGGGGCAAATTTTGGTGGCCTTGCTTGCTGCCTATGTGGCCTGGCGACAGTATGTCATTTCTCGAGATTTGACCACCCAACAAAACCGAATTACCCAACAGCAAACCATTGATAGCTACTTCCAAGGGATTTCCGACTTGATCTTGGGAGAGGATGGCCTCCTCGAAGACTGGCCTCCAGAACGAGCCATTGCTGAAGGACGCACCGCAGCCATTTTGGTCGGGTTAGATGCTGAGGGCAAGGCCAAAGTGATTCGGTTTCTCTCCAGTGCCAAATTACTGGCTCCCCTCAAACGCGACCGACGACTGGGGCGGGCAATCTTTGATGGCCTGGGGGGTTATGAAGAAGACATTGAATTTGGGGTGCGGATTATTAACTTAGGCAGTATGTTAGTCGGGGCAGATTTGAGTCATACAGATTTACGGTGGACAGAATTTAGTGAAGCGAATCTCACGGGTGCAAATTTCCAGGCCTGTAACTTAACTCGTGCCAATATGCCCGGAACAGTTCTCCAAGGAGCCGACTTCACAGCCGCAAACCTCAGCCGCACCCGCTTCTTTTATGGAGACATTACCACCGCCAGCCCCAGAGATCGGGTTACCCCCCCTAACTTCAAAACTGGCAGTCAAACTGGAGCCATTATTGAAGATGCCGACTTTAGTGATGTCCAGGCCCTTTCTGATGATCAACGCTATTACTGCTGTGCCTGGGGTGGTGAAAAAACCAGAGCGACCATTCCCGGCGGCTGTGAGGGGATTCCGAATCTTTTAGGTCATTAG